Proteins encoded in a region of the Rutidosis leptorrhynchoides isolate AG116_Rl617_1_P2 chromosome 9, CSIRO_AGI_Rlap_v1, whole genome shotgun sequence genome:
- the LOC139866136 gene encoding E3 ubiquitin-protein ligase ATL6-like, protein MNLSKHNFILLSLFLLSISISSVLVKSQPSPPPPDGYPYAKFSPSMAIIIVVLVAALFFMGFFSIYIRRCSNDGGASVRAALSMRRARLTAATRGLSSDVLETFPTFAYSTVKGLKIGKGALECAVCLNEFEDEETIRLIPKCDHVFHAECIDAWLENHVTCPVCRSDLVPKPGDQPTQLDSTTAVEQLDDNNADVSIRVDHDNDDVIADPNPVLSRNQSEKTNLPPRSKSVSRPGLFEKFKSHSTGHSLVQPGENTDRFTLRLPEQVRKQVISNALLKRSGSTVRMGGEGSARKGYRTGEGSSRGRSYKRNGSLDRIALRSDRWGFSRAPSFLSRAFSARSQKIVSETGGASTSTATGDKIPLYNIGPKSDEPGFKDTDSGRPPV, encoded by the coding sequence ATGAATCTCTCTAAACATAATTTTAttcttttatcattatttttactttcaatttcaatttcatcaGTACTAGTGAAATCACAAccttcaccaccaccaccagaTGGGTACCCTTACGCTAAATTCAGTCCATCCATGGCAATCATCATCGTTGTTCTTGTTGCCGCTCTTTTTTTCATGGGGTTTTTCTCTATTTACATCCGTCGATGTTCCAACGACGGTGGCGCCAGCGTTCGTGCTGCCCTTTCCATGCGCCGCGCTCGGTTGACTGCCGCTACCCGCGGTCTGAGCTCCGACGTGTTAGAAACCTTTCCCACTTTCGCTTATTCAACGGTCAAAGGATTGAAGATTGGTAAAGGCGCTCTTGAATGTGCTGTTTGTCTTAATGAATTCGAAGATGAAGAAACCATAAGATTAATACCCAAATGCGATCACGTGTTTCATGCCGAGTGTATTGACGCTTGGCTTGAAAATCACGTGACCTGTCCGGTATGCAGATCGGATCTCGTTCCTAAACCCGGTGATCAGCCAACTCAGTTGGACAGTACCACGGCGGTTGAACAGCTAGATGATAACAACGCCGATGTTTCGATCCGCGTCGaccatgataatgatgatgtcatcgCTGACCCGAATCCGGTTCTCAGTCGGAATCAAAGTGAGAAAACAAACCTACCACCCAGGTCAAAGTCTGTTTCCAGACCCGGTTTATTTGAGAAGTTTAAATCACACTCGACCGGTCATTCATTGGTTCAACCGGGTGAGAATACGGACCGTTTCACGTTACGATTACCGGAGCAAGTGCGGAAGCAAGTGATATCAAATGCTCTACTGAAGCGGTCTGGAAGTACGGTTAGAATGGGCGGAGAAGGGAGTGCAAGAAAAGGGTACCGTACCGGAGAAGGTAGTAGTAGGGGAAGAAGTTACAAACGAAATGGGAGTTTAGACCGGATTGCTCTCCGGTCAGACCGGTGGGGTTTTTCAAGGGCTCCGTCGTTTTTGTCGAGAGCTTTTTCTGCTAGGTCTCAAAAAATTGTGTCGGAGACCGGGGGTGCGTCGACGTCAACCGCAACCGGCGACAAGATTCCTTTGTATAATATTGGGCCAAAGAGTGACGAACCCGGTTTTAAAGATACTGATTCGGGACGACCGCCGGTTTAG